The Branchiostoma floridae strain S238N-H82 chromosome 17, Bfl_VNyyK, whole genome shotgun sequence genome has a window encoding:
- the LOC118405173 gene encoding zinc finger protein 239-like: MATADSVQGVDDVRRGAAGGSVSSVLTWQGERCEESGKESSRQGKGVRVFRCEECNRQFNQLAHLKKHMRTHTGEKPYRCEECSKQFSQMGNLKSHMRTHTGEKPYTCEECSRRFSHSIALNNHKLTHTGEKPYRCKVCSKSFRQLGHLNKHMLTHTGEKPYRCEECSRQFGVLGALKKHMRTHTGEKPYRCEECNRRFSRSAHLKLHMQTHTGEKPYNCEECSKQFRQLSNLKSHMRTHTGEKPYKCEECSKKCSQLSHLKAHMRTHTGEKPYKCEECSKQFGLLGTLKTHMRTHTGEKPYRCEECSRQFRQQGDLKKHMQTHTGDKPYKCEECSKQFGLLGNLKTHMRTHTGEKPYKCEGCGKQSSTLSNLKSHMKTHRKQVQQK; this comes from the coding sequence ATGGCGACAGCAGACAGCGTACAGggtgtggatgacgtcaggagaggagcagcagggggttctgtcagcagtgttctcacctggcaaggagaAAGATGTGAGGAGTCTGGGAAAGAGTCCAGCAGGCAAGGCAAGGGTGTGAGGGTgttcaggtgtgaggagtgcaaccgGCAGTTCAATCAGCTGGCTCATTTGAAGaagcacatgcggactcacacaggtgagaaaccgtacaggtgtgaggagtgcagtaagcAGTTTAGTCAGATGGGCAATCTGAagtctcacatgcggactcatacaggggagaaaccctacacgtgtgaggagtgcagcaggcggTTCAGTCACTCGATAGCCTTAAATAACCACAAGctaactcacacaggtgagaaaccctacaggtgtaaGGTGTGCAGCAAGTCTTTCAGACAACTGGGTCATCTGAACAAACACATGctaactcacacaggggagaaaccttacagatgtgaggagtgcagcaggcagttcggTGTTCTGGGTgctctaaagaaacacatgcggactcacacaggtgagaaaccctacaggtgtgaggagtgcaacaggcgGTTCAGTCGGTCAGCTCATCTGAAGCTACatatgcagactcacacaggtgagaaaccctacaattgtgaggagtgtagcaagcagttcaggCAGCTTAGTAATCTGAagtctcacatgcggactcatacaggggaaaaaccttacaagtgtgaggagtgcagcaagaaatgcagtcagctgagtcatctgaaggcgcatatgcggactcacacaggggagaaaccctacaagtgtgaggagtgcagcaagcagttcggTTTGCTAGGTACattgaagactcacatgcgaactcacactggagagaaaccctacaggtgtgaggagtgtagcaggcagttccgTCAGCAGGGTGATCTGAAGAagcacatgcagactcacacaggggacaaaccctacaagtgtgaggagtgcagcaagcagttcggTTTGCTAGGTAACcttaagactcacatgcggactcacacaggtgagaaaccctacaagtgtgaaggGTGTGGTAAGCAGTCCAGTACTCTGAGTAATCTGAAGTCTCACATGAAAACCCACAGGAAACAAGTCCAACAGAAGTAA